A region of the Stieleria neptunia genome:
TGATGACGTTGAAGAAGAAAAGCTGATCAACGGTATTGGCCGTGACAATCGTCGCATGACTGGGTGACCGCACCGACGGCTCTGCCGATCGCGTCGTAATCGTCCAGTTCTAACCCTCGCGTCACTCCCTGCGCGGCTTTGGCCATCGCTTCACTGAGCGCCACGTAGTCGGCGTCGTCCGAGTCGTCCATGCCTTCCTTGACCAGGATTCGGCCCAAGATCGCCAGCAGTTCGGCGGGGCGGCGGACATCGTTCGGTTCCGCTTTGACGTCATCGGCGTTGCTGGTCGCGTTCCGCAATTGCTCCTTGAGCAACTCGGCGTATTCCATCAACGGGGCGCGGTCGGCGATCGAAGCCCAGTCGTTGGTCTCGGCGGCCTTGCCGCCTCTTAGACCGGTGCCCGAAAGCAGGTCTTGCAAATCGTCCTTTCGCGCCCGTGCTTCGTTGAACACCTGGTTCGTGCCCGCGTTGCAGTTGAACGCCGTTCGCCCCAGCAGGTCACGTGCGACCGCCGCATCCTTTTTCCAGCGAACATCGCCGTCGTATTCGCTGATGATCGCAAACAAACTGCTCATCACCATCAGATCCAACCGAGCCTCCTCATAGCCTCCGCTCTTGAACGGTCCCGGCTGGGTGACAACGGAGTCGTAGTGCAATTTCACCCGTTTGATTTCGTCTTCGATCGAGGTCGGGGAAATCAACTTGTCCCAGGGGCCGGCCTTCGCATCACCCCCGTCCTGGGGCGTGTCGACAACCACTTTCGACGCCTGAGCATTCTTCTTTCGCAACGCTTGCAACGTCGGTCGCTCTCCGCGAATCGCATCCCCGACCGAATCAAAGAAGACGCCCTTGGTCGCGTCGGCAGAAAATTTTGGCGCCGGGGCACGTTTTTCTTCGCCCAACGCAATGTACGAATGAGCAGAAACGAGCACCGAACCACCCAGCATGATGGCGACGGGTAAAGTGCGATTTCGGGTCTTCATCACGTGACTCGGCTGGTGCAATGGCAGGGTAGTTTCCGTCAGTTTAATTCAGTTTAGCACCACAAAGAATCCAGTGCCGAACGACCGATAACAGAAAGGGGCAACTGGCCCCCGAGCGGGGGTTTGCAGGCTGTCAGTGTGTTTTGGTTGAATCCGCCAAGAAGACGACGCGAAAGACGAAATCGCTCGCGCCCCGAATTGTTTCGGAACCCGCCTGGGTCATCGGGGTTTGTAAAGAGTGTGAAGGGAATCGCATCATCAACGAGGGGAAATGAAAAAGATGAAACAAGACGATCAAGAACGAATCACCTGCCGATGCCCGCGTGGACACAAGCTGCGCGGCGGCATGAATCTGATCGGCGAAACGGTGCGTTGCCCGCGATGCAGCGAGAAATTCGTATTCGGCTATCAAGTGCGTCAGGATGTGACGGACACGGCCGTGGTGCGGATTCTCGGTGACGGCCCCACGCCCCCCGCCCCCGCGACGGAGCGTGAACCCAAACTGCGGCCCTGTTCTCGCTGTGGCGTTGCCATCAGCGCCGCCGCCAGTGTTTGCAAACACTGCAATTGCTATGTCGGCATCTTGCCCGATTTCCTCAGCAAACTCTCCGACGGAAGCTCGATTCACACGAACTGACGCGACACCCCAGCGGGAAGCGCCCGCGGCCTGTTGATTGATTCGGGACCTGCTGAGTCAATGGTGAGCCGCCGGCCGTAAGGCCTTGGGCGGGCGCCGAATGCCCGGCCGCTTACGCGTTCGCGGCTCACGAAATCAACAGCCCAGTTAGCGAGCGGCGCGTTGAAGTTACCGCGCATGCACCACGCGCCACTGGCTAACGCGGCGTGCTGAGATGTGCTAAAGTCTGCGCCAGTCGGTCACCGGTATCCCTGGCATCTGAATGAGCGAGTTTGTTTTCGTGCGATCCTGTTTCATGTCTTCGATCTGCCTGTTGATCGGGTTGATCGCCATCGGTTGCGGCCAAACACCACCACCACCGGCCGCCGATGCGGCTGTCGGCGAGGTGACTCTTGAAATTCAACCAGACGATTCGATCAGCGAAACGATCCAGGTCCCCGATGTTGCCGACGGCACGACACTGGAGGCCGTGATGCGGATGGTGGAGCAAGTCCCCGTCAGCGTTTCCGGTAGCGGCTCGACCGCGTTTGTCGATTCGATCGGCGAA
Encoded here:
- a CDS encoding DUF4430 domain-containing protein → MSSICLLIGLIAIGCGQTPPPPAADAAVGEVTLEIQPDDSISETIQVPDVADGTTLEAVMRMVEQVPVSVSGSGSTAFVDSIGEVKTDAGQGWTFKVDGAFANQGIGQTVLHPPTTVTWSYGAFEN
- a CDS encoding cytochrome c, with translation MKTRNRTLPVAIMLGGSVLVSAHSYIALGEEKRAPAPKFSADATKGVFFDSVGDAIRGERPTLQALRKKNAQASKVVVDTPQDGGDAKAGPWDKLISPTSIEDEIKRVKLHYDSVVTQPGPFKSGGYEEARLDLMVMSSLFAIISEYDGDVRWKKDAAVARDLLGRTAFNCNAGTNQVFNEARARKDDLQDLLSGTGLRGGKAAETNDWASIADRAPLMEYAELLKEQLRNATSNADDVKAEPNDVRRPAELLAILGRILVKEGMDDSDDADYVALSEAMAKAAQGVTRGLELDDYDAIGRAVGAVTQSCDDCHGQYR